Proteins encoded together in one Camelus dromedarius isolate mCamDro1 chromosome 11, mCamDro1.pat, whole genome shotgun sequence window:
- the DEPDC4 gene encoding LOW QUALITY PROTEIN: DEP domain-containing protein 4 (The sequence of the model RefSeq protein was modified relative to this genomic sequence to represent the inferred CDS: inserted 1 base in 1 codon), translating to MAVLLTPRFRTLDSQSELPGPGRSGPSFVSSRGVFCLKRRTGYSGPFQASQLWDGIIHSLQTQVEIKRRRHHVRTYKDCFTGSDAVDVVLSHLMQNMYLSSNDISRLKGVQLCQVLMNHKIFEPVGMKLFKNEKELEFEDSNNSLYRFLGNKSSNVFCKRKKDSESGSTDEIKAQESLRPEDEMISNPLALEIGEERIEELIDTMNGNLALPPNNTAGKPVLPLSKEAVEDVWKQQTLLRILQLIHLPFLENILETPAKTQNIQLSKKEDLVISNTCLDREVIPSLCLPEVDNWLNTAIECLEYFPDQFIVTVSKQXQNRNEEARLNIQKKLLFDVIVKYYNQQRDCLLTDEYFDIHSGIIELLENEKRTEAVEATQLYLRLLLPNIREELQWLLTFMVIASEPNAYKLQKQYDNKTVVLKTLAKAVLQSKSLKVRAEQLVWFLLEFHSELFKTPITLLDLVSKKLKLLCGEDPDAISDGFGSTFIMHFLVC from the exons ATGGCGGTTCTTTTGACTCCGCGGTTCCGTACCCTCGACAGCCAGAGCGAGCTTCCGGGCCCAGGGAGGAGCGGGCCGAGTTTCGTGAGCTCTAGAGGTGTCTTCTGCCTGAAAAGGAGGACAG gataCTCTGGTCCTTTTCAAGCTAGTCAGCTATGGGATGGTATTATTCACTCCCTTCAGACTcaagtggaaataaaaagaaggagGCATCATGTACGAACATACAAAGACTGTTTTACTGGTTCTGATGCTGTTGATGTAGTATTAAGTCATCTTATGCAAAATATGTACCTAAGTAGTAATGATATCTCTCGTCTTAAAGGAGTTCAGCTTTGCCAAGTTCTAATGAACCATAAAATATTTGAACCTGTAGGAATGAAGctattcaaaaatgaaaaggaattggAATTTGAGGATTCAAATAATAGTCTCTACAGGTTTCTAGGCAATAAGTCATCTAATGTtttttgcaaaaggaaaaaggatTCTGAGAGTGGGTCAACTGATGAAATAAAAGCACAGGAATCTTTAAG ACCAGAAGATGAAATGATTTCAAATCCTCTAGCATTGGAGATTGGTGAGGAAAGAATTGAGGAACTTATTGATACAATGAATGGGAATCTGGCTTTACCTCCAAACAACACAGCTGGCAAACCTGTTCTCCCACTTTCAAAAGAAg ctGTGGAAGATGTTTGGAAACAACAAACATTGTTACGTATTCTTCAACTGATTCACCTTCCattcttggaaaatattttggaaactcCAGCTAAAACACAAAATATTCAATTAAGTAAAAAGGAAGATCTCGTTATCTCAAATACTTGCCTGGACAGAGAGGTTATTCCAAGCTTATGTCTACCTGA GGTTGATAACTGGCTTAACACAGCAATTGAATGCTTGGAATATTTTCCTGACCAGTTCATAGTTACAGTTAGTAAgc tacaaaacagaaatgaagaagcaAGATTGAATATACAGAAGAAGCTACTTTTTGATGTCATAGTAAAATACTATAATCAACAAAGAGATTGCTTATTAACTGATGAGTATTTTGATATTCATTCAGGAATTATTGAACTTTTAG aaaatgagaaaagaacagaagcaGTTGAAGCAACACAACTATACCTAAGATTGTTACTGCCCAACATTAGAGAAGAATTACAATGGCTACTTACTTTTATGGTGATTGCATCAGAACCTAATGCCTACAAGTTACAAAAACAG TATGATAACAAAACGGTGGTCCTGAAAACTCTTGCCAAAGCAGTTTTGCAATCCAAATCATTAAAAGTACGGGCAGAACAACTAGTCTGGTTTCTACTGGAGTTCCACTCTGAGCTCTTCAAG ACACCAATTACTTTATTGGATCTGGTTAGTAAGAAACTTAAGCTTCTATGTGGAGAAGATCCAGATGCCATATCAG ATGGATTTGGAAGTACTTTTATTATGCACTTCCTTGTGTGCTAA
- the ACTR6 gene encoding actin-related protein 6 isoform X2 yields the protein MTTLVLDNGAYNAKIGYSHENVSSKTARLKTFTANQIDEIKDPSGLFYILPFQKGYLVNWDVQRQVWDYLFGKEMYQVDFLDTNIIITEPYFNFTSIQESMNEILFEEYQFQAVLRVNAGALSAHRYFRDNPSELCCIIVDSGYSFTHIVPYCRSKKKKEAIIRINVGGKLLTNHLKEIISYRQLHVMDETHVINQVKEDVCYVSQDFYRDMDIARLKGEENTVMIDYVLPDFSTIKKGFCKPREEMVLSGKYKSGEQILRLTNERFAVPEILFNPSDIGIQEMGIPEAIVYSIQNLPEEMQPHFFKNIVLTGGNSLFPGFRDRVYSEVRCLTPTDYDVSVVLPENPITYAWEGGKLISENDDFEDMVVTREDYEENGHSVCEEKFDI from the exons ATGACGACCCTAGTGCTGGATAACGGAGCTTATAACGCCAAAATCGGCTACAGCCATGAAAATGTATC GTCAAAAACAGCACGTCTTAAAACTTTTACTGCTAACCAGATCGATGAAATAAAGGACCCTTCTGGACTCTTTTACATCCTTCCTTTTCAGAAG gGCTACTTGGTGAATTGGGATGTTCAAAGGCAAGTTTGGGATTAcctttttggaaaagaaatgtaTCAG GTTGATTTTTTAGATACTAATATTATTATCACAGAACCATATTTTAACTTCACTTCAATTCAAGAATCAATGAATGAAATCTTATTTGAAGAATACCAGTTCCAAGCAGTATTGAGAGTAAATG ctgggGCTCTCAGTGCACATAGGTATTTCCGAGATAATCCTTCTGAATTATGCTGTATCATTGTAGATAGTGGATATTCCTTTACACATATAGTTCCTTATtgtagaagtaaaaagaaaaaagaagcaattatTCG GATAAATGTGGGAGGAAAACTTCTAACCAATCATCTAAAGGAAATCATATCTTACAG gCAGTTACATGTTATGGATGAAACACATGTTATTAATCAAGTGAAGGAAGATGTATGCTATGTGTCTCAGGATTTTTACAGAGACATGGATATTGCCAG gttgaaaggagaggaaaatacAGTAATGATAGACTATGTTTTGCCTGACTTTAGTACAATTAAAAAGGGTTTTTGTAag ccaagGGAAGAGATGGTGTTAAGTGGAAAATATAAATCTGGGGAACAAATTCTTCGTCTGACCAATGAGAGATTTGCTGTTCCAGAAATACTCTTTAATCCTTCTGATATAGGCATTCAAGAAATGGGAATTCCAGAAGCTATTGTCTATTCAATTCAGAACTTACCTGAAG aaatgcagccacatttttttaagaacattGTTTTGACAGGAGGAAATTCCCTTTTCCCGGGATTTAGGGATCGGGTTTACTCAGAAGTTCGATGTCTCACTCCAACAGATTATGATGTTTCTGTTGTGCTGCCTGAAAA CCCTATTACTTATGCCTGGGAAGGTGGAAAATTGATATCAGAGAATGATGATTTTGAAGATATGGTGGTAACAAGAGAAGATTATGAAGAAAATGGACATAGTGTCTGTGAAGAGAAATTTGATATTTAA
- the ACTR6 gene encoding actin-related protein 6 isoform X1, with protein sequence MTTLVLDNGAYNAKIGYSHENVSVIPNCQFRSKTARLKTFTANQIDEIKDPSGLFYILPFQKGYLVNWDVQRQVWDYLFGKEMYQVDFLDTNIIITEPYFNFTSIQESMNEILFEEYQFQAVLRVNAGALSAHRYFRDNPSELCCIIVDSGYSFTHIVPYCRSKKKKEAIIRINVGGKLLTNHLKEIISYRQLHVMDETHVINQVKEDVCYVSQDFYRDMDIARLKGEENTVMIDYVLPDFSTIKKGFCKPREEMVLSGKYKSGEQILRLTNERFAVPEILFNPSDIGIQEMGIPEAIVYSIQNLPEEMQPHFFKNIVLTGGNSLFPGFRDRVYSEVRCLTPTDYDVSVVLPENPITYAWEGGKLISENDDFEDMVVTREDYEENGHSVCEEKFDI encoded by the exons ATGACGACCCTAGTGCTGGATAACGGAGCTTATAACGCCAAAATCGGCTACAGCCATGAAAATGTATC agtTATTCCTAACTGTCAGTTCAGGTCAAAAACAGCACGTCTTAAAACTTTTACTGCTAACCAGATCGATGAAATAAAGGACCCTTCTGGACTCTTTTACATCCTTCCTTTTCAGAAG gGCTACTTGGTGAATTGGGATGTTCAAAGGCAAGTTTGGGATTAcctttttggaaaagaaatgtaTCAG GTTGATTTTTTAGATACTAATATTATTATCACAGAACCATATTTTAACTTCACTTCAATTCAAGAATCAATGAATGAAATCTTATTTGAAGAATACCAGTTCCAAGCAGTATTGAGAGTAAATG ctgggGCTCTCAGTGCACATAGGTATTTCCGAGATAATCCTTCTGAATTATGCTGTATCATTGTAGATAGTGGATATTCCTTTACACATATAGTTCCTTATtgtagaagtaaaaagaaaaaagaagcaattatTCG GATAAATGTGGGAGGAAAACTTCTAACCAATCATCTAAAGGAAATCATATCTTACAG gCAGTTACATGTTATGGATGAAACACATGTTATTAATCAAGTGAAGGAAGATGTATGCTATGTGTCTCAGGATTTTTACAGAGACATGGATATTGCCAG gttgaaaggagaggaaaatacAGTAATGATAGACTATGTTTTGCCTGACTTTAGTACAATTAAAAAGGGTTTTTGTAag ccaagGGAAGAGATGGTGTTAAGTGGAAAATATAAATCTGGGGAACAAATTCTTCGTCTGACCAATGAGAGATTTGCTGTTCCAGAAATACTCTTTAATCCTTCTGATATAGGCATTCAAGAAATGGGAATTCCAGAAGCTATTGTCTATTCAATTCAGAACTTACCTGAAG aaatgcagccacatttttttaagaacattGTTTTGACAGGAGGAAATTCCCTTTTCCCGGGATTTAGGGATCGGGTTTACTCAGAAGTTCGATGTCTCACTCCAACAGATTATGATGTTTCTGTTGTGCTGCCTGAAAA CCCTATTACTTATGCCTGGGAAGGTGGAAAATTGATATCAGAGAATGATGATTTTGAAGATATGGTGGTAACAAGAGAAGATTATGAAGAAAATGGACATAGTGTCTGTGAAGAGAAATTTGATATTTAA